GGGTAATCAAGAGGCACAATGCGGAAAAGCCAATCGCAGCGGCTGGAACCCCATTTTTAGAAATCTTAGCAAAATGGCGGTTCATAAAGCTATCCTTAGGCGTCTCAGTAGCCAGCTGGTAGAAGTGACGGCCAGCCGAGAAGATAAAGCTGTTCAAAGACGATGAAGCGGATGTCAAAACAACAAAGTTAATGACAGCTGCTGCTGCCGGGAAGCCGGCTAATTTGAAGACCTGGACAAATGGGCTGCTGGCAGGCGTCAAATGGGTCCATGGGATGATGCCCATGATCACGATTAAAGCGCCAAAGTAGAAGATCAAAATTTTCAGTAGCGTTTCGTTAACGGCTTTTTTGATGATTCGATGCGGTGTTTCGGCTTCACCGATGGTAATGCTGACAAATTCAATTCCTTGAAAGGCAAAGAAGACCATTGGGAAGGCTGAGATGAAACTCAAGCCACCGTGAGGGAACATTGAGAAGTTATGGAAAATATTTTGAACGGATGCGTGGCCAAGTGGGGTGGTCGAGTGGGTAAACATCATGAAGACCCCGGTGGCGATTAAGGCGACAATCGCGATGATTTTGATTAAAGCGAACCAGAATTCAGCCTCACCAAAGACCTTGGCGGCGATTAAGTTAACAGCTGCCAGCGTTCCTAAGAACACAATTTGAATCAGCCACGACGGGATATTTGGGAACCAAAACTGAACATATGTAGAGATGGCGGTAATTTCTGCCATGGCACAAAATGAAAGTCCCAGCCAGTAAGTCCAGCCGGTAAAGTGGCCGACGGTGGGTCCTAAATATCGGGTAATGAATGAGACAAATGTGTGTTGTGATGGATCTGAATAAAGCATTTCACCGATGGCACGCATCATTAAGAAGAAAAAGATACCTAACACTAAATAGACTAATAAAATTGATGGGCCGGTTTTACTGATGGTGGTCCCGGAACCTAAGAATAAGCCGGTTCCAATCGTGCCTCCGATAGCGATCATCTGAACGTTGCGGTTGCTCAAGGAGCGGCGGGTGCCGTCTGCGTTTTCAGTTACTTCTGTTTTTTGCATGAATAAACTTCCTCTCTGTTGGTAATGATGAATCAAATTAGAGGCCTCTAATTAATTTGTCATTATACTAACACCACGGTGTCTAAATCGGGCATTTTAGAGAGGAAGTTTTCAGATGATTTTGTGATTTTGATTATTTTTTCATGAAAAAAAGGCAGGATTGCCGGTTTGCCTATGAAA
Above is a genomic segment from Lentilactobacillus buchneri containing:
- a CDS encoding amino acid permease, giving the protein MQKTEVTENADGTRRSLSNRNVQMIAIGGTIGTGLFLGSGTTISKTGPSILLVYLVLGIFFFLMMRAIGEMLYSDPSQHTFVSFITRYLGPTVGHFTGWTYWLGLSFCAMAEITAISTYVQFWFPNIPSWLIQIVFLGTLAAVNLIAAKVFGEAEFWFALIKIIAIVALIATGVFMMFTHSTTPLGHASVQNIFHNFSMFPHGGLSFISAFPMVFFAFQGIEFVSITIGEAETPHRIIKKAVNETLLKILIFYFGALIVIMGIIPWTHLTPASSPFVQVFKLAGFPAAAAVINFVVLTSASSSLNSFIFSAGRHFYQLATETPKDSFMNRHFAKISKNGVPAAAIGFSALCLLITPLMSLTNATASVFTIVAGSSNDMYILVYALAMMAHRKYRESSDFLPNGFKMPWYNFTSPLTIAFFAIIFVTLFFIPQDIIGAVGAIIWTVVFGGVTYLHQRSLAVAEAQND